AATCAAAAGGCAGAGAGAAAATAAATTTACTGGTTGCACTTCGCGATCTATCTAGAACCACTTGTTTCGACCCAAGAGGGCCAATAGGTCTCAAAAACAGCATCATCCCGGCCATCAAAAGCGTTGAAAATCAAATCAACGGCGAGAAGAATTAGGCAAACGTCCTGATGTTAACAAGGACTTAGCATGACCAAAACAATGCAGAAACAATCCAAGAGACATCAATAATTCTATAGCTTCTTGATCATTCCTTATACGATCACCAAGCGTAATCCAAGACAGGTCCCAATAAGCATAAAAAGCAGCCACAAATAAAAAGAATAGGCTGAAGCGCTTAGCAGGGAATGCGTCAATTGAGGGGAAGAATCGCCAACCGAACCATCCAAAAAATAATCCCGAAGCGATATATGAAAAATGAAGATAATTTTGAACACCTTCTAAATTATGCAAGTTTGATTCACCCTGAGCATTCATGTCTCGCAACGCACCAATACCAAATCCGGTCAAGCGCTCTGCCCAGCTAATCTCCTCACCCGCTACGTAAAGACAAAAAATTGCAATCAAAACCCACCAAAACAATTGAAGAGGATGACTCGTTATTCTTCCCTTCCAAATAACAACTAAAGCGGAAATACCGGCAAAAAAATAACCTAGAAATTGTAACCATTCAACCAGACCATCTTCTCCCTTACGCCAAGCATCAAAAGCCCCAAAAGGAAGAAAGTAAATGACCCCATATAAAAGCAAAAGATAGACAAGAGGGAACACATCAACCTTTGGAGACAGATCGCCCCAAGGGGTTCGAATGATGCGAGGGCTCGATACGTGGTCGATCAAGGCTTAAGCAAGGGTTGGAGATGATGCAAGAGTAGGCGCACAAGCAACCTCTTCGCTTGCTAGGCCATTTGTAATGCAGAGGATCTCTCCCCAAAAGCAAGCTGCTTTAGCCGCAGTGATTTTTGCCGTTGTCGCAATCACACTCCAGTGGTGGCGACTCATGAGCTTGAACGCAAGCTACGACCAAGGGATATTTTTTCAAATTTTGTGGAACGGGCTCAGCGGTCATCCATTCGAAAGCACGCTTTCATCACAGCTATCCACCAACGTGATCCATAGCGGGGAATTTCCAGCTCTTGGATACCAGCGCCTAAGTCAGCATTTCACTCCCATTTTGGTGACCTGGATCCCACTGATTGGCCTACTTGGCATCTGGGGTTTACCAATCATTCAGGTGGGAATGATTACAGCCGCTGGAATCGTTTTATACAAGCTTGCAGCTCTTGAGCTCAGCCCATCACTATCTGCAAAAATAACATTTTCTTTCTACTTTGCCAATGCCGTCATCGCTCCAACACTTGCAAACTTTACCGATCTCTGCCAACTACCACTGCTTGTATTTGCTCTTCTCTATGGATTGAGAACACACAACAAATTACTAACGCTCATATGCACTGTCTTAATTCCATTAGTCAGAGAAGATACAGGCGTTGTTCTAGCAGGAATTGCTCTTTGGCTAGGAGTAAAACAACCTCAACGCCGGCCCCTCGCTACAGCAATGTTTTTGGTCGGAGTGAGCTGGGTTGTCATTGTTACCAACGTCTTAATGCCGATGTTCGGCGATGACAATGCGCGCAGATTCATGGTTTCCAATTTTGGACAGTTTGCGCCCGGCGTTGATCGTGCCACAAGCCTTGACATCTTGGGCCAGGTATTGCGCCAACCCATCACTTTGCTTCGCGAGCTAGTGAGTCCGCCAGGAGACACTCTGTTGTACCTCGCCGGACAAGGGCTCCCGCTTCTGTTTATCCCATTGATTGCAACTGATGCTTGGCTAATGATGGGATTTCCACTACTGGGCTTACTACTTGCAAAAGGCAGCAATGATCCACTCTCTATCAACATACGATATACATTTTTGGTCGTTCCAGGACTTTTCGGAGGATCAATCTATTGGTGGCGATCTAGAGAAAAGATCTTCTCGTCAAAACGATTTCGACAAATCTGGACTGGATGCATGGTTCTATCCTTACTTTTCGCAATCGCAGGAAACCAAAATCGTAGTTTTTCATTTTTAATCCCCGATAGCATTCAACCTTGGCTTTACAACAACCCTGTTCAGCAGTGGAAGCATGGACAATCTGCACGCGCGTCAATAAAGGAGATCCCGGCTCAAGCATCTGTTAGCGCAAACACCAATCTCGTCCCATGGCTAGCCAATCGCTCTGTGCTTGTAAGATTCCCCCACTCACTTAATTTTCAAGACGAATCCGGCATTCAAAAATCAGTGGACTGGATTGCCGTCGACCTTAAGGATTTAAGCCATTTCGCATCTGCGTTCCCACGAGATCGGAAAATGCTCAACAAGAGCTTATCTAAGTTACAGAAAAACAGAAGCATTTACTCCGTTTATTCAATCAATGATGGCGTTGTCCTAATGCAAAAACATAAATCGCAATCAAAAAAGTTAGAGAAAGAGCTTGACCAGTTAATTATTAATTTGTCAACCCAAAACGATGCCCCTCAATGAATGATTAAATCACTCATTGAGGGGCTCTCGCCGGGTCCGCTCTGTCGCGGAACCGATTGATCTAGGAACTAGACGCCGTAATCAGACGGCCTTCTCCACGATCAGCAGACCCTGAATCAAAGAACTAGAACTCATGGACACCTCCTCCTGAAGGGATAAGTGATCGCCGGCAATGCATTCGGAAGGAAATCAGCGCTAGAAGCACTAAAAAACTGCCACAAAGCTGCGAACTGTACTCACCCATCCTAACTGAATATTCTCCATAGGGCCTCAAAAAATCCATAAGCACGCCCAGAAAGCAACGAAGAGATGAGGGCTTAATCAGTTTTGAGAAACTTTAATGGCCAACTCAGCGACAGTAAGAAAGAGACCTTTAACGAAGACAACAAAAAAGCGCTCAATTAATTGAGCGCTTGAAGTGATCAGAAAAACAATCGAATTTTTCGACTTAATCAGAGAGCGTTTCCACGGGGCAGAACCTCTTCAGGGAAGACGAAGTTTTCGTGCGGCTGGTCAGCCGGTGCCATCCAGGCACGCAGGCCTTCATTCAGAAGAATGTTCTTCGTGTAGAAGGTCTCAAATTCAGGATCCTCAGCAGCGCGGATTTCCTGTGACACGAAGTCATAGGCACGCAAGTTGAGGGCAAGGCCAATGATGCCGATGGAGCTGGTCCACAGGCCCATCACAGGCACAAACAGCATGAAGAAGTGCAGCCAACGCTTGTTGGAGAACGCAATTCCGAAGATTTGGCTCCAGAAACGGTTGGCGGTGACCATGGAATAGGTCTCTTCTTCTTGGGTGGGTTCGAACGCCTTAAAGGTGTTCGACTGTTCACCATCCTCAAAAAGAGTGTTTTCCACGGTTGCGCCGTGAATAGCGCAAAGCAGTGCACCGCCAAGAATGCCGGCCACTCCCATCATGTGGAAAGGATTCAGGGTCCAGTTATGGAAGCCCTGGAGGAACAACAGGAAGCGGAAAATTGCAGCCACACCAAAGGAGGGTGCAAAGAACCAGCTGCTCTGTCCCAAGGGGTACATCAGGAAGACACTGACGAACACCGCAATCGGACCGGAGAAGGCGATGGCGTTGTAAGGACGAATGCCGACCAAACGAGCAATTTCGAACTGACGCAGCATGAAGCCGATCAGTGCAAAGGCGCCGTGGAGAGCAACGAAAGCCCAAAGGCCTCCGAGCTGACACCAGCGGACGAAGTCACCCTGGGCTTCTGGGCCCCAGAGCAAGAGAAGGCTGTGACCCATCGCATCAGCGGGGGTGGACACAGCAGCGGTGAGAAAGTTGCAACCCTCGAGGTACGACGACGCAATGCCGTGGGTGTACCAGGAAGTTACAAAGGTGGTTCCCGTTAACCAGCCACCAATCGAAAGGTAGGCCGTGGGAAGAAGGAGAATGCCGGACCAGCCGACAAACACAAATCGGTCGCGTTTGAGCCAGTCATCGAGGACGTCGAACCATCCCCGCTGCGGCATGCGACCTGCAGCGATCGTCATGAGAGAGCTTCATGAAGCTTTACGTTTGTGAGCCTAGAGGCCTTGGCTCTTTTTGCAGGGGCTACACAGCCGAGAAACCCATAGATGAGTGAAAATACTCAAGCCTCCGTTTCCAGCTCCTAGTGAGGAGAATGGAATCACAAACACTCTTTTATCTGTGTACGTCGTCGAATTAGCTCTTCGCATGAGCCCGATGCCTATCTCTGTTCAACGCAAGGAATCGGGAGATGCCGAATCTGTGTATCAGCAGGTTCGGCAAGCCCTTGAGCAGGGACAGCCACGCTTGCTTGAAATGACCTGCGAAAAAGTAGAAGGCAAACGACTCAGCGTTCTAACGAGCGACGTTTTAGCGGTTCGGATTTACGAGAAGACAGCAGCATCCGGGGGGAGCAAACGCCCAGGCTTTTCACTCGACAGCTAAATCCCTGTGGGAACGGACACCAACGAGCGGGTTCTTCAGTTTGAAAGCGTGAGTTTTTGCTGGCCCTCTGGCACCCACGCTCTGGACCGCTGCAGCTTCAGCGTTCCAGGGCCAGGCCTTTGGATGCTTGTAGGGAGCAACGGCAGCGGA
This region of Synechococcus sp. WH 8016 genomic DNA includes:
- a CDS encoding DUF2079 domain-containing protein, which produces MQRISPQKQAALAAVIFAVVAITLQWWRLMSLNASYDQGIFFQILWNGLSGHPFESTLSSQLSTNVIHSGEFPALGYQRLSQHFTPILVTWIPLIGLLGIWGLPIIQVGMITAAGIVLYKLAALELSPSLSAKITFSFYFANAVIAPTLANFTDLCQLPLLVFALLYGLRTHNKLLTLICTVLIPLVREDTGVVLAGIALWLGVKQPQRRPLATAMFLVGVSWVVIVTNVLMPMFGDDNARRFMVSNFGQFAPGVDRATSLDILGQVLRQPITLLRELVSPPGDTLLYLAGQGLPLLFIPLIATDAWLMMGFPLLGLLLAKGSNDPLSINIRYTFLVVPGLFGGSIYWWRSREKIFSSKRFRQIWTGCMVLSLLFAIAGNQNRSFSFLIPDSIQPWLYNNPVQQWKHGQSARASIKEIPAQASVSANTNLVPWLANRSVLVRFPHSLNFQDESGIQKSVDWIAVDLKDLSHFASAFPRDRKMLNKSLSKLQKNRSIYSVYSINDGVVLMQKHKSQSKKLEKELDQLIINLSTQNDAPQ
- the psbD gene encoding photosystem II D2 protein (photosystem q(a) protein); this encodes MTIAAGRMPQRGWFDVLDDWLKRDRFVFVGWSGILLLPTAYLSIGGWLTGTTFVTSWYTHGIASSYLEGCNFLTAAVSTPADAMGHSLLLLWGPEAQGDFVRWCQLGGLWAFVALHGAFALIGFMLRQFEIARLVGIRPYNAIAFSGPIAVFVSVFLMYPLGQSSWFFAPSFGVAAIFRFLLFLQGFHNWTLNPFHMMGVAGILGGALLCAIHGATVENTLFEDGEQSNTFKAFEPTQEEETYSMVTANRFWSQIFGIAFSNKRWLHFFMLFVPVMGLWTSSIGIIGLALNLRAYDFVSQEIRAAEDPEFETFYTKNILLNEGLRAWMAPADQPHENFVFPEEVLPRGNAL